AGTGAACAAAAATTAATGGAGATGTTGAGATACATGGCACCGATGGTGATGGCTCTTTAACCATACTATGTTTTAGCAagctcatatttatttattcaaatttataataaataaactacaaatttatttataaatttatatacagtGGGAGTGTAAATGTGGGCATTTTGCATCACCACCTATGTAGGGGAGCTAGAGGACCACTTTTGagagtctcttctctcctcccttgttattgagacagggtctttcttggTCTCATCTCCTCATTCCCCAGCTATAGAGTCCAGCGTTTTGCTCTTTGAGCTTCTCCCAGGTTGTCTCAAATCTTGCAGAATGATTGCTGACTAGTAGAGGAAACTTAAGCTTCTGGACCGCTGTCCTGTCCCTGCATCCCGTCTAGTTGTGAGAATTCTGAGGTTGCAGACGCATGCCATCACATGCAGCCTTGTGTGTGGAttctaggaatcaaattcagatcGCTGGGCTTGCATCGCAGACACTTCTCCCGGCTGAGTCATCCCCATGGCCCTAGAGACTCTTAAATAGATGGTGTGCTGATTAAGAACATGGCCTTTAGAATTAAACTCCAATTATAGCTCACTGTGTGAACTTTGTTAGGTAACTTAACCTCTAGGTGTCTTACCCTTTCTGTGAAAGTAGAATAATAGTAACCTAATGTGGTTTGTGTGCCCATTAATAGAGATCACTTATGATCTATACAAACAGAGGAATACTATTCAGCCATATTCAGACCTGTAATACAACATGGCAAAACCTCACAAACAAGATGCTGAgagatacagatggttgttgTTGATTCTTTTACTCTTTACTCCTTTGAGaggtccaccacccagcttgtttcttaaccggcttttcttaaattatcctgactaccttttacctctgggaTTTTATCTCTCCCCATttttgtatacctttctttacttctttctccatggcttgctgtgtagctgggtggctggaccctgaatgtcctcctctccttgttctcttactCCCCCcctcttcctcattttttcttctatttattctctctgcctgccagcaccaCCTATGCTTGGCCCAGCCTTGCCATTGGCTGCTTGGCACTTTATTAGACCTTCAGGGattttagacaggcagagaatcacagcttcacagagttaaacaaatgcagcagaaaccaaagcaacacagcttaaaataatattccccaacagacgATCACACGTCTTGTGACTTCATTTACACGAAATAATCAAACTGGAAATCCACTcggacagaaagcagagaacagggAGCAGAGTGGGGGGAGCTTAATGGGTGTGGTTTCCTCTTGGAGTGGGGAAAACACTCTGAAATATTAGGCATGGTTATACGTCATTATGGGTTTATTAAATGTTCCTgaattgtttgttttaaattggttaatcatatttattttacttcattaaaAATGCCTTAAGATACAATAACTTGTAGGCTTGGGATGTAGAAcaattggtagaatgcttgcctaccaAGTGccaagtcctgggtttgatccccagactgCCTAAAACAGGGCATGGTGGCGCAAATCCCAATCACCGCACtagagaaaaggaagcaggaagaccaaAGGCTCAAGGTTGTCCTTGACTGCAGAGCAAATCTGAGGCCAaactgagaccctgtcccagtGTTTTCCCACAAATCATAACAGCTTGCAGAAAAATTCCTGTGAAGCACATTCCCTGAATGTGGTTGGCACCCATAAAGGACTTAACAAACACATCTGTCTTTATAGTATCCTATAATGTTGTCTTTATAGTATCCTTTTGTttagtgtctgtctgtgtgtgtgtgttgatgttgTCTTTTAGAGGCATGTAGAGAAAAATTAGAGTTAATGGAGGTTCTCGAAGTTATTAAtgtaaggggtgtgtgtgtgtgtgtgtgtgtgtgtgtgtgtgtgtgtgtgtgtttgcatgcttgtGGAAGCCAGTGGTCAACTCTGGATGATTTTCTCAATCACTACCTTGACATTTCCTTCTAACAGtttgaggtgggggtggggaaaggaccCTTTATgtactgctggtgggaatgtaaattagtcCAGTCATTGGATGTCAGTttggaggtttaaaaaaaaaattaaaaatgatattcCATAGAATTTAGCTCTTCCACTCTTAAGTATTTAACCCACATATTTCAAACTAACAAATCACAGAGATACTTTTCCATATCAGTGTTCATTGAAGCACTGTTTACAATAAATGGAATTAACCTAGGTgcaatgtatatatgtttgtgtgtatgtacatatatgaaatgtatataaatgaaatgaaaattgaaggaaattgaagaaaaataaaatcataccatgtgcaagaaaataaatgcaactgAACTTAATCATATACTGTTTTTCTTCGCTTgtagttcttacattttatataGACACATGAAATCATGCATATATGTgatataaaaggaaaaggaaaactgcTTAGGGAGACTAAGGGGACTactaggagaaaagagaaaaggagacaggggGCACAGGGGAATTATTCTCCACATATAATATAgacatataaacattttaaataagcaaaaacatcTAAAATATATCAATGAATTGAAATTAACAGTATTTTTATGAACATGTGAGTTTGCCAGACAACATGAGCCTGCATTCTTAGGTATGTTTTCTATgcagtattatttttattcaagtacataaattatttataaagttaAATTATTATTTCCTTCATGGATATTTTCATGTTCTATATGTACCAAATGTTATATACTGAAAAATCATAGCTAGCGGATGTGTGGCGAGATATAAAAAGTGGAAGGTATATTACATGAATAAATAGTGaagtttaatttgatgttaatattgagtacaaatatttttataggTTTATGAACTAGGAAAAGACTACGTAAAATATCTATTTCAGATGGGGAACAATACAGAGAATTTTCTAAACAGACATTCCCTAACCTTTGTAATAAAGTTATTAGTGTAAGATAAATTTGtgtatgggggtgtgtgtgtgtgtgtgtatgtatgtacgtgtgcacGAGCCTGCTTGTGCAAGCGTGCACGCACACCATGCCactcatgtgaaggtcagaggataacttttgaaCACCACTCttttccttccaccgtgtgggcttgggagttttttgtttgtttgttgttttgttttgtttttaggattcAAGGAAAAGCATATCTTGTTGAGTTAGTATTTGTTGAATGACTACATAGTTCTCAAACCGAAATCTCACTTTATAACTCTGTTGTGACAATCCCCCAGCTGAGACGGTCACCCGGAGAAGTCTGCTTCCCTGGAGGAAAGAGGGACCCAGTGGACACGGATGACACAGCCACTGCTCTCCGTGAAGCCCAGGAGGAGGTGGGGCTGCATCCCCACCAAGTGGAGGTGGTCTCTCACCTGGTGCCATATCTGATTGATGTAAGGATAGTCACCAGCCCTTCTGAGCTCCTAAGGGATTCTACGTTGGTTCACACGTAATTCCCAAGAGCACTATGCACAGAACCAGGATAACTGGGTCCTTGTGTGGACCTTGTGTGCCCTTCATTGAGCTCTGTGGCCTGGGTAAGCCCCTCTCATTCCATTCAGAAAGAGGGGAGCTACCTCAATGATTTTCAAGCTGGGGGCCACGGAACAACGAGTGTACTCAGAATTGCCCCCACTCGTGTTCAGTTCACATGTACTTTTCTCCAGTAcacatttattttgagaattcaGTTGAAAAACAATATCCTATCATGCAACATACTAAATGTTATCTCTTTGGAGGGGAAGGGGCCCAGTGTTTGCTGTTTACTCTAATGTCAATCGTTTTGGTGCACACCTTGGGATAAGGAGCCTTCTCGTCAAAGAACTAGGGGGCTTTTTCTCCTCAGCCTCATCCGCATTTGATCGTCAAATCTCTGTGGCGCTTGGGTCTGTGATTATTTCCCACACTCCATCTTATCATGACCCTGGCAGATTTAAGCTCTACTGGACGTCCTTCAATTCAGGTACCTCCTGGCAAAGGTCTTcataaaaagactttatttttatttatgtttatgcaaGTGTTGGTGAATGTGCCCTCAGGATCCTTCAGAGGCCAAAAGATGGTGTCAACTCCAAATTGGGAGCTGGAGGTTATAGGCGGTGGGGAGCCACTTGATACAGATGCTGAGTACTcgaactccggtcctctgcaagagcagcatgtgctcttcaTAGCTGAGCTAGCTCTCCATGCCCTGGGCTCTCGTAGTTAGACTAGGGTCACCATTTGGGAGGACAAGATCATGTGACAAGCTGTCTAAAAACTGTCAGTGTTTGTCACCACATTCCTGTGTGAGTCAGGACCTTCTTACCAGATAAGCCAAACAGCATCTGCAAACCTGGAGCTGGAATAGCCGGTTCTCATTGGCTAGCAAAGTCACTGTTGTGCGAACAGACTTTAGGATTCACTGGTTGgttttaatctatgtatcagcATTATTTGATCAGTATAAATGTACGATAGCCCTTTAAATTCATGCCCAGAATGATGACAGATTAGTAGTCATCTGTTCTCATGGCCTCGATCCCAGCATCTTCCATGGTTAATGCCTGACACAGCTGTGGTGTGTTGGTCACAACTGGGAAACAATGTTAGAACATTATTATGGAGCTAAACCCACATGCTCTTTACTACTTTTCCTATTGTCTTCCCTTCTGCCCTTGACCCCATCCTGCACACCAGATTGTGTTGTCGGCTCTCCTAGTCCTTGTGACAGTTTCTCCTACTGTGCTCATTTTGACTGTGCCTTTGGTTCAGCATCCTTGAGTGTGAGTGTCTCTGATATTTTCCTCATAGTTGATAAATTTCCTCATTGGTGCCATAGTTTGGGTGAGGAACACCACAGGATAGTGTGTCCTTCTCATATAACCACAGAACTAGatagagatattttaaatgttctctgcATTGGAATTTCAGGcaaaatgtatattataaagcAATACTGCCACCAGTGCCTAACAGTTGGAAAACCGGAGGGTTAGATTGTCTTCTTGTTCCATTTTGCTTAAAGTCTCAGTGGTACTGGGTTGTAAAAGGCAGTGAGACTGAGCCCATCCTTCTTCGTGGAGAATATTTGAAAAGTAGAAAGGACACCTTTTGGAAAGAGTCAGTATGGAACAAGCTGGTGACCTCTCCATAAATGcttgctgagtgtgtgtgtgtgtgtgtgtgtgtgtgtgtgtgtgtgtggtgactgagacagacagacacgtgGAGAAGAaattagagacagagagagagagacagagagacacacagatacagacagacagggagacgtGGGGACAAAGAGAAGAGAGCATGAGAGGGGGCAAAGTGGCAGCTGTTTCCTCTTACTTGCATTTTCTAATGATCTGATTTTCAATTAATCCCTGCAAATCCTCCAACACGCTTTAGGAAGTTTAGAACTCCATTGACTCGTTGAACTAAAGCAGTTCAAAGTCTCTCAAACCAAGGTAGCTTCGTTTCCACAATCCCAGAAAGTTAATGAATtgtatgtgggtggtgggaataaTGGAGTTCACAGATGCCTCGGGCCGCTTTCTGCTCGTCTTCAAAGATATCAGCTAATCAACTAATAGGGCATGGTggttaattttaaatgtcaaattgccacaacctagaatcacctgcgTGAATTATCTAGATTAGAtcggcatgtgtgtgtgtgtgtgtgtgtgtgtgtgtgtgtaggggcatTTCAGTAGTTAATGGATGCAAGAGTGCTCAGcccaagcccactgtgggcagtaccatccccTAGGCAGGGTGGTCTTGGGCTGAGCCAGCAAACTGCATCaccatggttcctgcttcactCTTTTGGCTGTGAAGTGAATTCCTCGCTCAGAAGTCATGCTGTGTGGATTAGTAAGCAGTCCCTCCTGTGGGTTCCTGCCTCTATATCCCTCACTGAAAGACTGTGAGCTAGGACTCTGAAACAACCCTCTCTCCCCAAAACTAACTTTTGGTGACTtcttttttatcacagcaatggaaatgaaACTGGAACCTAGAAGGGAGATTTAGCTCAGTTCAGAGTTCTGGAGGTTTGAGCCCATGGCTAGTTAGCTGTGCTTTGGGAACTGTAGTAAGGTACCTCATTCTGGCATACCCTATTGGGGGGTTCCCTTGAGGCCTCTTtgtccatccttccctcccactctgcGTTTCTGGTATCCAGCAGTTCTCTGGGTAACTGGAGCTAGCTAAAGCAAGATGTCACACATAGAGGGGCAGAAGTGTTACACGGTCTCCCTGTAAAGCTGTCCTCCACCGGTGGCTGCGGTTGAGCCTGAGACCCTGGCTCCGCATCTCTAGCTGGAGTGTACTCCACAGCACCCTGCCTACTTTCTTCACCAAGCTGTTGCTCTCCCCGCAAAGCCCCTCAACAGTTTCTCCTCTAGCACATTAAGAAATTGCTTGCACCTCAATGCTCAGCTCACTATCATCTGCTCTGGGAAACCCATGACCTCCAAGAGTGAGCCTTTGTGCAAGACCCAGCATGGCTGGGACTCTCAGTGACCTATGATCTAAGATTTATTACCCTATGGCTATTTATGGTCTATGTTCCCCTTGTCTCCTCTCTAGGCAAAGATTTGTTATTCACCATGGATACAGTTAATAGTCTAACCTGAGTCCATTCTGAAACCCTCTTTGGCTGCCTCCCTCCATGAGAGGTCCCCACGGGTCTGTATAGCCTTCTCTAGACTCCCCCCTCACTGTGTACTTCCTTCTGGCTTACCCCAGTGTCTTCCTTGTGACCCAGGAGCTTCAAACTGGAGATTGCATCTATGCTCAGTCCCAGCCTCTCTTGCAGGCTTTCCAGTAGATAGACCTGAAGACGCTCCATCCAGCAGAAATTCTGTCATTTTGCAAGCATTCGTGCTCATAAATAAAACTATCTCTTCACAAAACAAATATGTATGctacaaaaatatcatttataaGCAATGGTATGGCTTACAGTTTTGTGTATTTCCCCTAAATACATGCTGATAAGACATCATACCTGTTTTTACCAAGAGGAAAATGTGTATGACATCATTCCAGATGCCAACACAAGTGGAGCATCTCTGTTACATGGGGGACAGGAAATTGTGTCAGGAACACCCCTGTCCCCTGGTTCACCTTGTCCCATGTATCATAGCCTTGGTCTTTCCTCTCCTAGCAGCGACAATGCATTTAGTCTTGGAATCGGTCCATTGCTGCACTTCGTAATACGTGGATTTTGGTTTCTGCTTTCAGAATGATGCACTGATAACCCCCGTGGTGGGTTTTCTAGACCACAACTTCCAGGCCCAGCCTAATGCTGATGAAGTTAAGGATGTGTTCCTCATGCCTTTGGACTATTTCCTGCACCCACAAGTCTACTACCAGCACCACTTCACACACTCTGGCCACCATATCGTGATTCACTGCTTTGAGTATACAGACCCCGAAACTGGGGCGAAGTACCTAGTCAAGGGAATGACTTCAAAACTGGCAGTGCTGGTTGCCTTAATTATCTTGGAAAAAAGGCCCTCCTTTGACATTGAGTTTGATCTCAATGACTTGATACCGTCTTGCGAAAAGACCTTCCTTCGTAGATTTTCTTCAAGCAAGTTGTGAAGACGTCAACACCCGAGAGAACATCCCAGAGGTTCCGGCGTGAGCTTCTCTGCTCAGAACAAGAATGTCAGCAAGTGGAACCCGACAGGTGTGAACAATCTTCCTGCAGTGTGCACAGAAAGGGTCTTCCTGCTTTCCAggtgccttaaaaaaaaaaaaaaactaaaacactaAAAGTCTTTCAAAACTGGAATATTGCTTTCACAGGGCAATATAATTTTACCCACAATGCCAATATCTGTAGCTATTTTAGGGGTATCTGGCACTTAGTAGGCACTTAATAAATCTTTGTTGAATATATGACTGTGCAAtgcttatattattttaaagtatttaaaatacattttacatcCATCATTTGCCATGATAGAAATTTCTGGCTAACCATTCAAAGCTACACAGGTGGGACAAGGGAGATAACTCCACCAACATAGTACCTGtcttgcaagcataaggacctgagttcaatccccatcacCCATGTAAAATGACTCAGGTGGACATgtacatttataatcccagaactgggacaCAGGACCAGGAAGCTCTGAAGCTTACTGTTCAGGCAGCCTACCCTCCTTGGCAAGTTCtaggcctgtttgtttgtttgtttgtttgtttgtttttaaatgttggcCGTGTCTGAGGAGCAACACCTAAGGTGGTCCTCCTCTGAtctcccacacatgtgcacacatgtgtacacacatgcacacactttacCTTCCCTTGATTCTATGACAGTAGAGTTTAAGATGGGACAGCAGACCCCCCAGGACCTTTTGCCATTAAATGGGCCCCTGGGATTTAGTTTGGGGTAATGTGATGTAGGGGAAAGATGACTTTGCGGGTCACATTCAACTTAAGAGAGAAGACAGATCTCCTGGAGCCCCACTTTCTGTCTTCCATGAGCTACAGCACGGACCAACCATGACCAAGTAGATGCTGGGAGGCCTGGCTATCTCTGTGCTCCACAACATCACAACAtggacaaccccccccccacacacacacacacatgcatggaaggTGCACTGTCTCTACCTGACCTTATCTGGAGACTTTCTCTAGGCCTGGATGCCTGACTTATCGCTACTATGACCCTGGATGCAGTTCCCTGCAGAAACTTTCCCCATGCTACCCATATGGTAATTAGACATGTAGTGGGAACATTGCAATAGGTCCATGCTTCTAGAGATGATAACTGTGACTTGTACTAGGAGCTTTCTGATAGGAGTGTGCTgtttaatgcaaattaggtgatTCCCCAGCTACCACccccaatcctatatattccCCCtgctctggaataaagttgaacAGACGGACTGAAGCTGACTCCCAGAGAGCTGACTCTGTTGTGCTCGCGGGCCATATAAAGCTCTCTGTCATTGCTTCTGCCTCTATCCTCATGGACCGGTGGTCAACAGGCCATGAGGAAaaaggggacctcccacaggtaAATGAAGAAATTTCCTAAGGGAACGGCAGAATGCAAAGACTGGTCAGCTCCTGGCTCTCCGAGTGACTCTGTGAAGCAAATTGAGCAGTTGATGGAGGTCAGTGATGGAAGCCAGTAATAAAATCCTGTCATCTTTCTGATTGTAATTTTGGGCCCTTTCATCGCAGTATTGCTACAACCCTAAATAATATACTCTAATACTTGAATATGACAAGATGAGTATCCGCCCAAGCCCAAGGGATTGCAAGCAAGATTGACATCCCAGCTCTGAATCTTGATGTGAAAATTCTGTGAGGTGCACAGAATGTCATAGGCACAGGAGGAGGCAGGTAGCAGACACCCAAGCAGCTTAAACAGACAAGCAGGTGAGGCCTATGTGCCTCCAAATACATCCAGCCATCTCCCAATATGCCGATGGCTAATAAAACACCAATTTCCAACACAAACCCTAAATCAGAGAGACAAGCATTCCAAACTGCCTTGAGATCTACTGCCTTCTCCATGGTCACCGGCATACAGCATGCTTCAGTGCCAGCAGGGATTTCTTTGTTTAATTAGGATATTAACGGTGCCAAGGTCGGAGAGGCTGGTAGGTGAAGCCCTATAACCACAATGCTACGATGCTAATTTCACATCCTACTGAGTAGTATTATTAGATTTTCATAACTATAGCTGGAAACCTGATGCCCACACTAAACAGCGCCAATCTGTGAGGGAAGTGTCCATTGCTGCTGAGGTTTatttctcacccccacccccaagctggCAGAGGCAAATACCCAGTCCACTGCTTTATGCCCATAAGTGTTTAAATGGTGCAAATCTGGATCCAACCAGGAAAGCAGATGTTGGGTGATCACCCCCATTAACATTCTGTAACTAGCCCTGCATGAGCAAGCCAGCGCCATTTCTGAACAATCACAGAGGCATTTGCAAATGTGTATTTACAATCTGACAGCAGTGTAATTGCTGGGAAGATGCCTGACCTCTCTGGCGGTGCAGAAAGCCTCCCTTCCCACTGTTTGTGGATGTGAACTACGCAGGCCTCGCCTGCTTTCTGGAAAGAACCGGGGCAGCTGAACTCTGCAGCCTGAAGACACCACAGTTAGAGGCTGGCTCTTCACTGAGAGCTGCATGATGGTGCTTGTCTTTTGTTAATTACAACTATGTTCAGGGTTCTAATTAAATATCCATTCTAGATGAAATCAAAAGAaggtgttgggggctggagagagagcttagTGGGCGAAGTCTTGCTGGGCAAacctgaggacctaagttctatACTTAGAACccatttgtttttaaagccaAGCGTGGTGGCACTGGTTTGTAATTTCAGGGCTAGGGAGACGGGAGCAGGCAGAGCCTCCTGAGGCTCACCAGCAACCAGCATAATGAAATGGGCAGACTCCGAACCACTGAAAGACCTTgttcaaaatataaggtggaggactggggagatggttcagttggtaaagttttGCTGCCCAAGCATAAGGACCAAGTTTAGACCCCcaaaatccatgtaaaacttGGGCATAGCAGGTACAGGTTTGTAATCCTGGTGCTGTGGTAGAAGCAAGTGGACGCCAGGGGTTTGCTTGAAGAccttcaggtttagtgagagaccacCAAAAAATAGAACATTAGTGATTACAAAAGACATGCTGAGGTCCATTCCTGGCTATCCACGTGCAATCATGTGGGATGATTGCACCCGAACACACATCATCACACCATGCCCATAAACACACAAAGATGGATGGCAATCACATAAGAAATGATGCTCGAGgctttcctctgtcctccacatacatgtgcctatgtgtgaacacatatacatgttgcagggagccgcttgttggttcctggctgctcagcagctcagacccaaaataatcacacaaaaactgtattatttaaattacttcttggcccattagctctagcttcttattggctaactcttacttcttaatttaacccatctcaattATTCTGTACATCAcctgaggtcatggcctaccagccaaAGTTTCAGTACATCTCTCTCTGgcagcagcttcatggcttctctctgactttgcccttctttctcccagcattcagtttagttttccctgcctacctaagttctgtcctatcaaaaggccaagacagtttctttattaaccaatggtatttacagcatacagaggggaatcctacatcacacacacaagcacacgtgcgcacacccccacacacaatggCAAGGTGCAGATCTCAGAGAGTCTACACTGCTACTGACCAGATCAGACAAACCTCAAGTATAATAGCAGTCACGAGCACACGCTGCTGAAGACCCTAAAACCAGGAGGACCTTGCCTTTCTTTGTGTATCCTGTCATGATTGTAATAAGAACCATCGGTTGAAATTGATGCAGACACAGAAGAGCAACCTTGTTTGCCAAGTTATGGAATGAGCCAATGTACCCATTGACAGATGAATGGTCAAGGAAAAAGTGGTACACATTAAACCGTTTTATCTAGGCACACAGAAGAATGAGATCGTGCCATTTGTGAGAAAATGGGTGAACCTGGACCGTGTAACTGTTAACAGAACTACGATTCAGAAAAATGAATGTCATGTTTTCCGTCATGTGACTCTCATGGGAGTGGAGGGGCAGGGATgacataaaaataggaaaaaaaataactaatacctGGTTAGTTCTATGTCAGCTTGACGTGGGTAAAGTCATccgagaggaggaaacctcaactgagagaaTACCTCCATAGAACTGCACTACAGACAGGCAAGCCTGTGCGGCAtgttcttaattagcgattgatgggagagggttcagctcattgtgggtggggacactcctgggctggtggtcccagaTTTTATATAAGAGCAGATTGAGCAATatcttcaagttcctgccctgtttcagttgccgccctgacttccttcgatgGTGAACAGTAATATGAAGTTGttaacaaaataaaccctttcctccccaagctgcttttggttatggtgcttCCTCATATCAATGGAGACCGAACTAAGACAGGAGAatatttgggaacaggcaggggactaggaagagaggaaggggactGGGTAATGCATTCCCTTCAGGCTTGCCTGTCTGTAGTCCAgtttcatggaggcattttctcagttgaggttccttcctctttgATGACTTTAGTTGCATGATTGGTCAGAGAAAGTCATAGtacatttaaacaaaaattgCATTATGAAACCTGTTACTTCATGCAATAAGTATGCATtagtcttttatttgttttgtgtgtgcatgtgtgtgtggttttgtttttggtgttttttttttttttttttagaaaaagatcaGAAAATTAGTACCTCAGACCACAATTCTTGAAGAAGGCACTCATTGGCCCACCATGGTCCCATGCCAGAATTCCAGGACTCTGTGATATGCAGAGTCCAATGTGTACTGTTCAGATAACTCAAAATatctcctgtctccattttcagATTTCATAAGTGGTTCTTCCAAGAAGATAGCCTCAACTCTGTATTTCTATAGCCCACAGCACTGGGAAAGAAGAGGGTAAGATACCAAGTCTGACATTAGGATGCTTAGGAGTGAGTACCACCTCCATCAGCACCAGTCCATGACTTAAGCTTGTTTTCCATTCCCTGCCGGCTTCCCTACAACACAGGATGAGCGTTCCATTTAGGGATGATGTcctggttgacttctctgttgctgtgggaaaaaaaacagacctaaagcaacttaaggaagaaagggtttgtttcatcttacactttGAGGTAACACTGCATAACTAAGGAAGTCAgggagggcaggaactcaatggaggaagctggaggcaggaacagaagtagagaccatggagaatCGTTCTTACTGGATTGATCTCCATGGCTTGGGAAGCCTGAAACAACTCAGGACTACAGGCTTGGTGTGGTACTATCCATAGTGAGCTGGACTCTTTCCACATCCATCATAAATCAAAAATGCGCTCTGCAGACTTGCCtactgatggaggcagttcctcaactgaggttccatTTTCCCATATGACTAGCTTGTATCTAACTCGCACTGATGTCAAGGTATTAAATAAACCAATATACGTGGGATTCGGAAGTTAGTCAGTAATTACTTTCTGGTTAGCTACTAAGTATGGCTGTTGTTTTGTGGTCATAGGGTTAAACCCAAGCTTTCATGCTTTCTAGACAGGCACAGAACCATTaaactacatctccagccccaccacattttgcccaggctggctttgaagtcatCCTACAGTCCAAATAggtct
This is a stretch of genomic DNA from Arvicola amphibius chromosome 15, mArvAmp1.2, whole genome shotgun sequence. It encodes these proteins:
- the Nudt7 gene encoding peroxisomal coenzyme A diphosphatase NUDT7 isoform X2, with the protein product MRTRMRALCFLKSPATRSKGTAGPMSRPCVRNKLIDDAKARLKRFDVGTRYSHLSANKYSVLLPLLVKGEKLYLLLTVRSDKLRRSPGEVCFPGGKRDPVDTDDTATALREAQEENDALITPVVGFLDHNFQAQPNADEVKDVFLMPLDYFLHPQVYYQHHFTHSGHHIVIHCFEYTDPETGAKYLVKGMTSKLAVLVALIILEKRPSFDIEFDLNDLIPSCEKTFLRRFSSSKL
- the Nudt7 gene encoding peroxisomal coenzyme A diphosphatase NUDT7 isoform X1, which codes for MRTRMRALCFLKSPATRSKGTAGPMSRPCVRNKLIDDAKARLKRFDVGTRYSHLSANKYSVLLPLLVKGEKLYLLLTVRSDKLRRSPGEVCFPGGKRDPVDTDDTATALREAQEEVGLHPHQVEVVSHLVPYLIDNDALITPVVGFLDHNFQAQPNADEVKDVFLMPLDYFLHPQVYYQHHFTHSGHHIVIHCFEYTDPETGAKYLVKGMTSKLAVLVALIILEKRPSFDIEFDLNDLIPSCEKTFLRRFSSSKL